A single window of Dermacentor albipictus isolate Rhodes 1998 colony chromosome 1, USDA_Dalb.pri_finalv2, whole genome shotgun sequence DNA harbors:
- the LOC135901926 gene encoding chitinase-3-like protein 1 has translation MEAPAAVARLPNHRVVQRLAPPPRPPPAPDEQADALTSTVCVALTLVVMFALMVTLQIYLVESSTIQDLLGFNMSFNPDKLFVSNATSQPRPPATANARTQRNKTTVPSPGRKTASSRHKGLGSGQLGDPPTRHPAEPHSPAAEEAPTNATPASYTLWPDVMYHRYRSVCVYQARRKTRSRAGHNFGIDVFPYHLCTDAVYCCAGINASDVTIKPGDATVDVFRHGWRKFSELKSKNSFLRVWIAVGGRDGGEASEEDRGAYSKITREESLASLFVANAVDWLEAQSFDGLLLYWKFPEIHEMNGLIDLLRIMRASFRRLDHSVGVVVPLDHRLRERYDMRDLVDLMDDYSILVDPTEPVPPTYGKTALKWTQDVVERYAEAFRETQYTVRGHRRSGRFQLCYPLDVTSTSYTLFTTDAEDNTTDEGVESSGPGQEGRSTRSPGRLAYDELCLRHRWDATQDRPYCRVALYGNQWISHPTPRSIEAFVRALMKVTGGTRCLGIWDPFWDDFAGHCGQGTYPLVQTIFNTERAIEKVTKRPRATNNASRG, from the coding sequence ATGGaggcacccgccgcggtggcgaGGCTGCCCAACCACCGCGTTGTGCAGCGCCTCGCCCCGCCGCCCCGACCACCCCCGGCGCCGGACGAGCAGGCGGACGCGCTCACCTCCACCGTCTGCGTCGCACTCACCCTCGTAGTAATGTTCGCCCTGATGGTGACGCTTCAAATCTACCTCGTGGAATCGTCCACTATCCAGGACTTACTCGGCTTTAATATGAGCTTCAACCCCGATAAACTGTTCGTTTCCAACGCCACCAGCCAGCCACGACCGCCTGCCACTGCCAACGCCAggacacagcgcaacaagacgaCCGTCCCTTCACCGGGTCGCAAGACCGCGTCGTCACGACACAAGGGTTTAGGGTCGGGACAGCTTGGCGACCCACCAACGCGTCACCCCGCCGAGCCGCATTCCCCGGCGGCTGAGGAGGCGCCCACCAACGCAACTCCGGCATCGTACACGCTCTGGCCGGACGTGATGTACCACCGGTACCGGTCTGTGTGCGTGTACCAGGCACGGCGCAAGACACGCTCGCGGGCCGGCCACAACTTCGGCATCGATGTCTTCCCGTACCACCTGTGCACAGATGCCGTGTACTGCTGCGCCGGTATCAACGCGTCCGACGTCACCATCAAACCGGGCGACGCGACGGTGGACGTCTTCCGGCACGGCTGGCGCAAATTCAGTGAGCTGAAGAGCAAGAACTCCTTCCTTCGGGTCTGGATCGCGGTGGGCGGTCGAGACGGGGGCGAAGCGAGCGAAGAGGACCGGGGCGCCTACAGCAAGATAACGCGCGAGGAATCGCTTGCGTCGCTGTTCGTGGCGAACGCGGTCGACTGGCTCGAGGCGCAGTCCTTCGACGGCCTGCTGCTCTACTGGAAGTTCCCCGAGATTCACGAGATGAACGGGCTCATCGACCTACTGCGCATCATGCGCGCCTCGTTCCGGCGCCTGGACCACTCTGTGGGCGTCGTCGTGCCGCTCGACCACCGGCTGCGCGAGCGCTACGACATGCGCGATCTGGTCGACCTCATGGACGACTACAGCATCCTTGTCGACCCCACCGAGCCCGTGCCACCCACCTACGGAAAGACGGCCCTCAAGTGGACTCAGGACGTCGTCGAGCGCTACGCCGAGGCCTTCCGCGAGACGCAGTACACGGTTCGCGGCCATCGCCGCAGCGGGCGCTTCCAGCTCTGTTACCCTCTCGACGTCACGTCCACGTCGTACACGTTGTTTACGACCGACGCCGAAGATAACACGACCGACGAAGGCGTCGAATCCTCGGGTCCCGGGCAGGAAGGCCGCAGCACGCGTTCGCCGGGTCGACTCGCCTATGACGAGCTGTGCCTTCGACATCGCTGGGACGCGACGCAAGACCGTCCGTACTGCCGAGTGGCTCTGTACGGGAACCAGTGGATCTCGCACCCGACGCCTCGTTCAATCGAGGCGTTCGTGCGAGCACTCATGAAGGTGACCGGTGGCACGCGATGCCTGGGCATCTGGGACCCCTTCTGGGACGATTTTGCCGGACACTGCGGCCAAGGGACATATCCCTTGGTCCAAACTATTTTCAATACAGAGCGTGCTATAGAGAAGGTGACGAAGCGCCCACGTGCCACAAACAATGCCAGTCGCGGCTGA
- the LOC135902300 gene encoding acidic mammalian chitinase-like, translating to MEKNFVKYSCSLKLGRHFQALLATSNRVGFWWARSPRGHAARERGRRTSEAGRSGRSARPLQPPGRNLTTEAALPVTVARPGGRPAAGPETTGAAGGPGPTQLENSTSVMCIVMTLVVMFALVVLLQTRMIDNASFRDLMVLRGVTAGRKRTGKFDLLEPDPGEDGVSKPVNATAAAAAAAASAAGPAKKAAARRRPPSGSYLPKRVFDNEEVVAKDTAIEIVSEDADLPSTLLPESALSRTARSVCMVHGSRSGSNGRHHPRTCNSLELQPSDLPTHLCTDIVYCCFGLDQFFNVTTTPETLRLVQNLPRKTEVTRFWLAVGDGEASNGKFAVACRDEKSALTLAMNILSWLKAYDFGGVFLYWTYPSLQETQLHVKLLRLMKELYKLTGKLVGTVVPYEQQLREHFDMPALVALLAPYSILVTPPVTAAQQPSFARTFTPFKVDFLYKYNRILWETKDNILRKDGRYHLCYMTSLAGWSFTMARTTNRSNPGNMALGPGKAFPGSGQAGRLAFDDVCKATYEIEDDTKYSVVAIRGRNFVSYMNPKVYRKVMYALANATKHGGCFGIWDMNWDDYCGFCGLGKFPFSGVLYNVLFESGRVK from the exons ATGGAGAAAAATTTTGTTAAGTATAGCTGCAGTTTAAAGCTGGGCAGGCACTTCCAAGCTTTGCTGGCCACATCCAATCGGGTCGGATTTTGGTGGGCGAGGTCACCGCGAGGGCATGCGGCACGGGAACGAGGAAGAAGAACAAGTGAAGCGGGGCGAAGCGGACGCTCCGCAAGACCTCTCCAGCCCCCAGGACGAAACCTCACGACGGAGGCAGCGCTGCCGGTGACGGTCGCTCGGCCGGGCGGCCGCCCCGCGGCTGGTCCCGAGACGACCGGCGCCGCGGGTGGCCCTGGGCCGACGCAACTCGAAAATTCGACCTCAGTCATGTGCATCGTGATGACCCTCGTAGTAATGTTCGCCCTGGTCGTGCTGCTCCAGACGCGCATGATCGACAACGCGTCCTTCCGCGACCTCATGGTCCTGCGCGGCGTCACCGCTGGGCGCAAGCGCACCGGCAAGTTCGACCTGCTCGAGCCGGACCCCGGCGAAGACGGCGTCTCGAAGCCCGTCaacgccaccgccgccgctgccgccgctgctgcttccgctgCTGGGCCTGCCAAGAAGGCGGCCGCGAGACGGCGACCGCCGTCCGGAAGCTACCTTCCCAAGCGGGTGTTTGACAACGAGGAG GTAGTTGCCAAGGACACCGCCATCGAAATTGTGTCTGAAGACGCTGATCTCCCATCCACGCTGTTGCCCGAGAGTGCGTTGAGCCGCACGGCACGATCCGTCTGCATGGTTCATGGTAGCCGAAGCGGCAGTAACGGGCGCCACCACCCGCGGACGTGCAACTCGCTAGAACTGCAACCGAGCGACCTACCAACGCACCTCTGCACAGACATCGTGTACTGTTGCTTCGGCCTTGACCAGTTCTTCAACGTAACCACGACGCCAGAGACGCTGCGTCTCGTACAAAACCTGCCACGAAAAACGGAGGTCACCCGATTCTGGCTTGCCGTTGGCGATGGCGAAGCCTCCAATGGGAAGTTCGCGGTGGCTTGCCGCGACGAAAAATCGGCCCTCACACTCGCCATGAACATCCTCAGCTGGCTGAAGGCGTATGACTTCGGCGGCGTCTTCCTGTACTGGACGTACCCGTCCCTGCAGGAGACCCAGCTGCACGTCAAGCTTCTGAGGCTGATGAAGGAGCTGTACAAGCTGACGGGCAAACTGGTTGGCACAGTCGTACCGTACGAGCAGCAGTTGCGAGAGCACTTCGATATGCCGGCCTTAGTTGCTCTTCTCGCCCCATACAGCATCCTCGTTACGCCACCAGTGACGGCCGCCCAGCAGCCTTCCTTTGCGAGGACCTTCACGCCGTTCAAAGTGGACTTTCTATACAAGTACAACCGCATCCTCTGGGAGACCAAGGACAACATCCTTCGCAAGGACGGCAGGTACCATCTCTGCTACATGACATCCCTTGCCGGCTGGTCCTTTACCATGGCTCGTACTACAAACAGAAGCAACCCCGGAAATATGGCTCTGGGTCCCGGAAAGGCGTTTCCTGGATCGGGACAAGCGGGACGCCTGGCGTTCGATGACGTGTGCAAGGCCACGTACGAAATCGAAGATGACACCAAGTACAGCGTGGTTGCGATCAGGGGGAGGAACTTTGTGTCCTACATGAATCCGAAGGTGTACCGGAAGGTCATGTACGCCCTTGCAAACGCCACAAAACATGGCGGCTGCTTCGGCATTTGGGACATGAACTGGGATGACTACTGCGGTTTCTGCGGGTTGGGCAAGTTCCCCTTCAGCGGCGTCCTTTACAACGTCCTCTTCGAATCTGGCCGGGTGAAATAA